A stretch of the Xiphias gladius isolate SHS-SW01 ecotype Sanya breed wild chromosome 21, ASM1685928v1, whole genome shotgun sequence genome encodes the following:
- the rplp2 gene encoding 60S acidic ribosomal protein P2: MRYVAAYLLAVLGGNTSPSAKDIKAILGSVGIEADDERLNKVISELNGKDINEVMNSGLSKLASVPAGSAVAAPAAAAAGAAGAGAAPAAVEEKKEEKKEESEESDEDMGFGLFD, from the exons ATGCGTTACGTGGCCGCTTACCTCCTGGCTGTGCTCGGTGGAAACACCAGCCCCTCTGCAAAGGACATCAAGGCCATCTTGGGCAGCGTGGGAATTGAGGCAGATGACGAACGCTTAAACAAG GTCATTAGTGAGCTGAATGGAAAAGACATCAATGAAGTCATGAACTCAG GCCTCTCGAAGTTAGCCTCTGTACCAGCAGGTAGTGCTGTGGcggctcctgctgctgctgctgctggggccGCCGGAGCTGGGGCTGCGCCTGCTGCTG tggaagaaaaaaaggaagagaagaaagaggaatcAGAGGAGTCAGACGAAGATATGGGCTTTGGACTCTTTGATTAA
- the LOC120783368 gene encoding uncharacterized protein LOC120783368 produces MEMQTEKQRPNNGQLISVPHKDTIRLLEVYVKRSLSLNDGALGEERSGRKEKWVTKKPRRHSSDPSLHLAEGLDDRETGVFSAFEPPANQPETCPEESEKPAKKSRKNKKQSFWKDILSFFSRKSNEDKDEEQASPSETPKDSTAEVASDAATACLPATPVTSQKKKSMRRKSLKRRFSKRRLSLIKPNKPGKDLIPADITDIEAVIRVEPTYSYYEKVSEEMEKIVHEVKENEEVKRLSDEEVINRIIALTKEQGDAIDDKLRDNPTLSSFFQRMTYSSFQKLADAYLEKEASPSQSRPTVPPTAPELVKLAFTLDFTARIAGLSMQNLGHITGLGNRYLRDRFEYQQACTDHPWSDSDD; encoded by the exons ATGGAAATGCAGACGGAAAAACAAAGGCCCAATAACGGCCAGTTGATTTCGGTGCCTCACAAGGATACAATCCGTCTGCTGGAGGTTTACGTCAAGCGCAGCCTCAGCCTGAACGATGGGGCTCTGGGGGAAGAGAGGTctgggaggaaagaaaagtggGTGACAAAAAAGCCGAGACGACATTCCAGTGACCCTTCCCTTCACCTGGCCGAGGGATTGGACGACAGGGAAACTGGTGTATTTTCTGCGTTCGAACCTCCCGCAAATCAGCCTGAAACATGTCCTGAGGAATCAGAGAAGCCGGCCAAAAAATCAAGGAAGAACAAGAAACAGTCATTTTGGAAAGATATATTAAGCTTTTTCTCTCGCAAGAGTAATGAGGACAAAGATGAAGAGCAGGCCAGTCCTTCAGAGACGCCAAAGGACTCCACGGCAGAAGTGGCCTCTGATGCTGCCACCGCCTGCCTGCCCGCAACTCCAGTCACTTCGCAAAAGAAGAAGTCCATGAGAAGAAAGTCCTTAAAAAGAAGATTCTCCAAAAGGCGGCTGTCTctgataaaaccaaacaaacccgGTAAAGATCTCATCCCTGCTGACATCACTGATATTGAAG CTGTTATCAGGGTGGAACCGACATACTCGTACTATGAGAAAGTGtcagaggaaatggaaaaaattgtCCACGAGGTCAAAGAAAACGAGGAAGTTAAACGTCTCTCAGATG AGGAAGTAATCAACAGGATCATTGCTTTGACAAAGGAGCAGGGTGACGCCATAGATGACAAG CTGAGAGATAACCCCACCCTGAGCAGCTTCTTCCAGCGGATGACGTACTCTTCCTTCCAGAAGCTGGCTGATGCCTATCTCGAAAAAGAGGCGTCGCCGAGCCAAAGTCGTCCCACCGTCCCACCGACAGCACCCGAGCTGGTCAAGCTGGCCTTTACGCTCGACTTTACAGCCAGGATAGCCGGGCTCTCCATGCAGAATTTAGGTCACATTACAGGCCTGGGGAACCGTTATCTACGGGACCGATTTGAATACCAACAG GCATGTACAGATCATCCATGGTCCGACAGTGATGACTGA